One Epinephelus fuscoguttatus linkage group LG16, E.fuscoguttatus.final_Chr_v1 genomic window, GTTCCAGTAAACCACAATATTAATGCCTTTATAGGAAGACACAAATCTCTTACCTCTGCCTCCACCATGCGGATGATCTTGATGTGGAAGTGCTCCAGGTACTGCTGGTTCTCCAGGTGAAGCTGGTACCTGCCGGTGTCCAGAGGCACGCTCAGCCTCTCTGGCCAGTACTTGTGACATTTGATCCTTCCCCGTTCTACTTCCTGAGTCATCATGGCAATGACGTCGGATTTGTTCTCCCAGATCATCTGCCAGAAGGCTGGCACTGTGGAAGGCAGAGGGCCCTGACAGGAGATGTAGAAGAACTGTTCATCGCCTACTTGCATGCGGATGTAGCTGGCGTTGATGTAGTCCTGGTTGTCTCCAATGGCAACACGGGTTTCATCGTCtatgtaggaaaaaaaagagaggaaatacctaaactttctgtgtgtgtgcatgcatcacTGCTTTAATTCATAACTGAAATGAACTAATTACAGCAGCGTCCTCCAACAAAGACCACATGCAGACATTCCTTACGTTTTCTAGGTGCTGGATAAATCCATTCATGCCTTGAtcataaacaacaaacactgctACCTTGTTGTTCTGCCAAAAGCATGCAATCTAAGTGTACAGTAAATAAAGCCAAGTAAACAGCTCTGAGGTCTGGAGTCGGGCTCAACAAACCAGCGCTGTGAAGAAGTTTGTCGGTGATGAGAGGGGTGATAGACCGAAGGCAGTCAGGAATGTTTTCTGGGTTGGTCCCCCACCTCCTGCTCGTGAGGTCAAAAAAGCCACAGACTGGAAACCAGACTTTCTAAATAAAATAGTTAAAGGCTACAAGCAAAGGGTCAGATTGGTCAAAAACATGATCGTCTTTTTCGGGACCTTTGCACAACCAGCAACAAGGCATTGGTGAGGTGTGGCAGCAACCAGCTGGGGGTCACTATCCTTTTCATCATGCTCATTTATTTTAACTCTGACCCTTTTCATCCTGACACACTGAGGGCTAGAGAAGTAAACacttctgtatgtgtgtacttGAGTGTGTCTATTTTACAGCTTTTTCACATTCTTCAGTATCATCAGTGTTAACCACAGAGCCAGCATCACACCCCAGGGtgcgtgcacgcacacacacacacacacacacacacacacacacacacacacacatctcttttTCATCCTGTCTCTCTGTATTCATCCCCTGAAGTTCATATTATTAATACATCCTCTAATATTATTTTCTCCTGACGTAGCTtcctttattaaaaatataaatcccAGATAATTACAAGGTTGGTAACAAATGACACCTTCTTCATCATCACATACTTGGCTGACTCCAAGGAGATTATAAGTGCGGCTCCAGTGAATTACTGATGCTAATGTAGGGAATGATTTGTTGCGCAGACATCACTAAAATGCTGTAAACAAACATCTTCTCCACTCCTTTCACTAAAGTCCTTACAGTCAGCAGCTAAGAAAAGTGCTAACAAACAGGCTCTCCTGTAAATGCCAAGTCTGTGAGTATCCAGGTTTTTACAAGCTTTTGCTCGCCAATAAAAAACTCCAATAGGGGAACATAAAATGAAGCGCATGGGTTTGAACAAATGGAGAAAGTAAAAGTTGAGATTCGGCCAGGAGAAAGTAAAAGTTTACACAAGTCCTCTCTCAGACTTACAGGGTAGGATGTCTCTGTAGCGGTTCTTATCTCTGTTCTCAGGGGCTTTTCCAACCAGGCAGTTGTCAGAGGGCTTCAGATGCTCCAGAGCCTGAAATCACCAACACGAGCATagtaacaaaaagaaaatggtaACACTTAAAATAGTGCAGCTGGATTATTGTATGTCTGTCCATAAAAATAGTCTaaaactgcagtgttttaatAATCACAGTATggatgtgtgtatctgtctacACCGCTAATTTTCTCTCAGTGTGTCAAAGTGTAGTAAATTATAATAAACTCCTCTGTACAGTTCTTATTGCAGGATCAATGTGGTAAACAGTTAAATGGCACATTAACTGGTCAACATGTAATTTTACCATATGTTAGAGCTGTCAATgataacttttattaaaataacttttagtcatatttgctgaaagtGTCACTACATCCAGACTGCAgtgcatgagacagataatctgtaaaaaaaaaaaaatcatgttgcTCCTCCATCTCGTAGTGCTTCTTATGGCATGTGAAAGATCCACCGCggctgaatgaaaacaaccaatcagctgtgttagagagtctctaacgcagttgtcaatcatgtcagtcactgctcgtAAACTGTGGtcaactgtcaaactaggcagcgctgcttagctgtaaaatgtgaaAGTTTGTGACCCTACTGTCATGTTAAAAACAGTCAAGCCAAAACCAAACACCGCCCACCGGCTGAAGcaaacgttctcattttacagctaaacagtacactaaaatatgtttctgtgtaAAGTATTAAATAGCTACATATTCAAAACCTCTGTATTTAAAAATAGAGCATATCTTTTTGGGAAAACCTCCAGCTACTCTTAGTCAAGAAGAAAAATACCTATTCAGAATCTTGAGAATGACAGcattaaaacagataaaaaaagcTGACCCACCAGATGTAATAAAATGGAAAAGTATGATTGAAGAGGTAAAGTTCATGGAGAAAGTGACTCACAAAATAAGGAATAGGGAGGATGTGCTTGAGGAAAGGTGGCTTATAGAGGATGGGAGAATGCAACGATGCTGTCATTGTATTCaatgtataaaaatgtgtacAGTTATGAGATATTAGTTAGcccacatatttttttaacgATTTAGTTattaatttttttcctttttttcctgtatCGTTATTATACTGTGAATGTATTGGTTGTTTATATCTTTCATATTTTCCTTTTCACcgactgatttttattttttacaataaaTTGTAAACTAAAAAGCAAATAAGGTGTGTTTCTAAATGGGTGATGGATTCTTGCACATACCATTAGGAACACTACAAggggggcgtcagtggcttagtggatagagcaggcgccccaaaTACAAGGCTggctctctccccccttcacacttgtctgtcctatcaattaaaggctaaagtgccccaaaaaatatcttaaaagaaACACTACAAGGCAGAGAAACACGATTTTTTTCACTGTCTCGTGTACTGCTGtctggatatagtgacagtttcagcaaatacgacaaaaacttatttttataaaagttacctgCCATACCTTGAAGGCAGTTTTACAACTATGAACTAACTATTTTGtccacaacacatacacaccatgAACTCTTTGACCAGTTCCTGCTGGTCGAGTTGATGCTGCAGAATCTGGATGAGAGCTTTGACCCTGGAGCCTGAGTATTGGCTGGTCTTAGAGGGACTAATAAGAGCTAAACTGGTCAGTTCCTCCTCTGACACTATAGGTGGGCCTGAGGAAACAAGAGAAGAGGATAAGAGTAGCTAGTATGGCTCAGTATGGATGCAATTTTCCTTCTGACACATCAGCATAGAGGTAAAGGAATAGACACCTGTTTGGGGTGAGGTCATTTCCCAACTGGTGGCCTCAAATACGTCATCTTCCTCTTCGCTGCTCCAGCCGTCTGACTGGGTTTTCCGGATGTCTTTGCAGGACTGGTCCAAAAGTTTGGTCACAATTTGTTTCCTGGGGGAGTCAGGGGGCAGGGGTGAGACCAGACCATTTTTACTCTTCGGTAGGAGCGGCTGAAATCATGCAAGGCTGAGCTTCCTTTCCCTGCGACTTTTCCACCTAAAATACAGTATAGACAAAAGGCTAAAATATTTTCTACCGTACTTCTTGTTCCGAGGCTACAGAGAATAAAACTAAACACTTCCTAACTGTTAAACTAATTTTGTCTCACTGGGGTTCACGGCCCTTAAGCAACAACACTTCTCCCAGGgtggtgttttatttattactctCTGCTGCCTCCTTGTGGCCACAACACTGGAATTCCAGCAGaccaaaacaaaagaagaagcagcaggagaaggaggtggagaagggaggaagagggaggataTAAGTAGACAATAAAAGAGGAGAGTAGTTTGGGAAGTTACTACCTGTCAGTAGCTCCATGCAACATGTCAGTGACATTGAGGGATGGGCAGCAAGCTTGATGAGATGGGGTGCTGTTACAGCTCTCCTgttccacagacagacagccagagGATGCAACAGACAGAAGGAGCAAGATGTTAGTAGTAGAGGTTAGTAAAGAGGTAAGGAGGGGTAAGTTGACAGAAGTTTACATCATGTACTTGTGTATGTATGCTTTTTAGTGTGCATGTTACCTGTATCGCAGTGTCATCTGTTACAACAGTCAATCGCCGTGGTGGAGGAGGCGGTGAGGTGATGCACACGCCAGCTGGATTGACCACAGGATCCGAAGTTGCCTCTGAGACAAAGATAGAAAGACACATATATTTAGTAAGGGCCGTTCCTGAGTCCAAGTCTTTATAAGCCAGTTGTAGGTCAAAATGCAAAGTCTTTGAatgcatttaaaggtccagtgtgtaggatttagggagatatattggcaggaattaaatacaatatgatacgtatgttttctttagtgtataatcacctggaaataaaaaTGGTGGTATATttattacctcagaatgagatGTTTATATCTTCATAGGGTAATTGTTTGGTGATTAATCAGATCAAAACTTAAAATATGTCAACCCTTTTGCCAAGTTTCAAGTAATATTAATAGCACATGCACAGCCCTGTATTTCAATACTGTTATCCTTCAAAAAATGCATTGTCAAAGGAAAGACAGTTGTACCAGGGGGGCGTTCAACCGGCTTATTCAGCATGACGTCAGGTGAGGAGCAGGCATCAGGGCTGGACACCGGAGCTGGCTGCTCGGCTAAAATAGCCTCAGTCTGAGCAGACATGTTGGGCAGTGTAGGTGACTCGGAGTAGGTCAGGGGCAGGATGTCTCTGCAGATGGTGAGCTGTACAGTGCCCTCAGCTTTACGCAGGATATCCACCACCTTACTGTGGCTGAGCCCGGACACGATCACACCGTTTACCTAGAGTACACACAGTGAGGATTAGGTTTTTTCCCCCCATGAAGGTTATAATAAAACAGTCAAGATGTCATAGATGTGTGATAGGTTGTCACCTCTAATAGAATATCTCCCACTCTGAGCCGACCGTCCTGCTCAGCTACTCCACCAGAGCAGATTTCCTTCACTCTGAGCATGCTGCCATTGGTTCCCCCGATCAAAGCAAAGCCAAGGCCTCCTCCGTCTGGTTTTGTGAACTCCACCTGCATGATGCAACTCTAAAGGGACAAGAGGAGAAAAGGGCAAGAGAGAAACTTTGAGGTCAGTTTCTGTCAGTTTTACTCCAGCGTATTACAGGAAAACTTTGTGTtctgcaggaaaaaaatgccTCTCTATTGTTAAAGCATGAAtcaggtgtaaaaaaaaaaaaaaaaaaaagcctgacagatatacacacatgcagacagtgACCCCCAGGAGAGAATGCATTCGCAGATTGACACACAGTAGACTCaagttacagtgtgtgtttcaaCACTTCAAAAGATGTGCAGGTAAAGAGAAAGAATACACAGAGCGAGCAAGAGGCGATAAAAATAAAGGGGTACACGAGAAACAAATAGCTTTTGGACAAAGATGAATATTATGTTTGGAAACTTACATCATGTTCTTGTGCGATAGAGAGACATCTGAAATTTCCACCGGTCCTACACACAGCTTCAACTGAAAAAACGAGAAGAGTCATCAGTGAATCAGCAGCCACTGCAGACACAACAACTCCAGTTATTGCATAACAAATTATATCCTCAATTAATATTGATCAAGCCTTTAAAAGCGATGTGCAAGCTAAATAAGAGGAAACGTCTGGAGTTCGGCACTAAGCTTCCCTTCTGTACCAATTTCCATCCATGCAGCCATTTTCAGCCAATGAAATTTCCGAAACAGACacgcagaaaaaaacacaccaacCTCCCACCTCTTCGGCCATTTTGAAAGAGAAGTGTTGATTGGTACGTCTCTTCTATGACAGGTGAACAAGGCTGATCTTTTCAGACTGACCCTCTCCACTGTCCCTTACTGCTGCATACACCGTCACCAGGCAACTGAGCTACCTGCCCTGTGGACCACTGGCTGTatggcactgtgtgtgtgagtgtgtgtgtacgatGGCTACAGCCCTGCAGTCCAATACACCAGTGGAGGGCCTGAGGCTTGCTAATTATTAATCCTGCTGTGAGAGCCCAGGATCTGTCTGTCAGCAttcagatcacacacacacacacggacacacacacacacggagctgCAAAGAGAACTATCTTTCAGCACCGAGCTCCGGCTTCACGCAGACAAAGGCGCAACAAGCAAAACGGTGAAAGGGAACCAGTTATGGCGCTGAAAGAACATGCGAGAGTCCGGAGGAGAAGAAACTTACCATCTTCAGTAGGAGAGACTTTCTCTGGAGAGACGGGCTCTTCGAAACGAGCGAAGAACTTCCTGTCCTTTTTCCAGTCAAACAGACCTACAAGAGAAAAACTTGTTTATAAATGTAtataattattttatgtaaCACATGctcaatctaaaaaaaaaaaaaaaaaatatcactaaTTACGTGTCTTCCCAGAACTCAGAACACTTTCTGGTAATGATTGAACTTCTCATCATTGTCAGTTGAGCACAAACATATCTGGTTTCTAAGCAATCCATCAGTGCATATAATAACCTAACCCCCCCCCTGTTTATGGTCCTTGTGTTAACTCAAGCAGGTGAACCATCCCATAAATCCTTCAGAGGCCCTTACCGTTCCACTTCGCCTTGGGGGTCACCGGCTGGTCTTCTCTGTGACAGACAAACAGTAAAGTCATTCAAAGAGACAAACCTATTTCAGTGTCTATCTTTCAAGCCTATGATGGCACCTACCTGATGATTTTGAGCTTAACTTTACGAGGGGCGATCTCACAGGCTTTCACTGCATCCTCCAGGGACATTCCCAGGGTGCACCTGCCACAGATGTAGAGGATCTTGTCATTGGGTTGGACGCTGCCCTCCTCGCTGGCTGGGGAGCCTGGCACCACCTCCAGACAGTAGATGCCCTGCCATTTGCTGCCAATGCCTCCTGTCAGCTTTATACCtggagagcacacacacacatatattagATACGATCAGATAATAATGGTGATGTATGTGTGTCTTTAAAATGTGTACCCAGCTGTCCTGAAGCTGTCTTGTAGAGAACTACATCAGGCAGGCTGTCACAGGAAGGCGGGGCCACCAGGTTGGTAACTGCCCTCCCCAGGGTCATATTCAATCGTCTCGGGGATGACCTGAGAATTGTCATGGCAACATCATCTGCCACACTGGTAACATCATGTCCATTTACCTAGAAACAAATGACAAAGAACGAATCCCTTACAGCACATACTCTAACGAACGTTTAAAAACGTGCAGAAATGTaaccagatgtgtgtgtttgtgcgcacTGTGATGAGCCTGTCTCCGGCCCTGAGTCGTCCGTCTGCCTTGGCTGGGTTGTCCAGTATTTCCTGTATGTAGTAGCAGTTGTCAAGCTTGCTTCGAGAGATGGTGAACCCAAAGCTTCCACTCCTGGACTTGGTCAGGACCACTGTCAGCTCAAACTCTTTAACAAATGCCTGACAGGAAAGAAGCAATGATCTTTTATCTTTTGAACAGCTACAGAAATTCTCCAAATAATTTTAACACCAATGCATCATTTTCATCACTTCATGTTTAAACCTAAACACTTCGTCATAACACTCTAGAAAGAGCAAGAGAGTGTAAGATCACTAACTATGGTATAACAATGGTGAAACATATTTTAGGGGAGGCACTACAGTTTAATAGAGTAAAACTTTTAACTAATAGATATCGCAATCAAACTTACCCAGTTCATTACTAACACTGaacaattattttttgtcttacAACTATTCTGGaatgttatgtttaaatatgcaaataacatattatctaattaaatctgtgctaatttgcataaatttCCAGAACAAAAATCTGAACACTGGATAAAACCAggttcaaaattattttttaatctgttgACATATTAGAGTCAAAGGTTTTCAAAGATGGAATTTTGTATATCTCTTTTTATCATTATGATACTGTCGACAGTcatacaaaaaaatcaattttcaccatatttttaggaataaaatgttaTATAAAATGATATATGAGCAAACCACTCGATAAAAACATTCAGAATAGAGATAGGAACTAAATTGGAAGGTTTGGTGTATGTAAGTGCTACTGACGTGGAGATTTCTGACTCAGAAAATGagaataaaaaattaattttgaaaaaatgGACCTTAGAGATATGTATTGTaaaattcattacattttttagataaaaaataaaactctaCAGGTGATTAGGGTAAAGGTTATAACTAAATGTCACaatgaaacttccccagttgattaattatttgtttcactaaatttaaagtgttttgtttaaattatcACGTAATGCATTATCTAACTAAGTATGAGCTTTTTGCATACATTTCtaaaacagaaatctgaactaaTATAAACtcctaaatgtgtattttgtattattttctttctaccagtCTGAAATAAGACATGTTATGGAACCCTGTTCAATAATGAATTGTTAGTGGTGTGTCAATAAACATGTTGCATGtaaaaaagacaaaggaaatgtcctgataaatattttaaatagatttttttgatGTGCAAAATGTACGCAAAGTGTAGTATCTAGTAGTAACCAGCTAACTTTGGTAACTGGTTCATTGAGCCAAACCCTGAATATTTTCACCAAACTTTATGGAAATGTTTTCTGCTGGGATAATAATTTACGGGagtaaaaaagtattttttgatGAAAGTAAAAGGAGCCAAGAACACAAAACATCCTGAATGTACCTTTCTTCgactctcctcctcatcctcttcatcctcgtcatcatcatcatccttgtattccctttctttcttctctggtTCTTCCCTCAGCGGTGTGTGGCTCTGGGCAGCAGGGGGCAGCACTGTGGGTGACAGCGTCAGGGCAGGTGGACTGGCACAGGGAGGCACAGAGGGCACGACCTGGGCTGTGATGGGGGTCACTggcggaggaggaggctggggtggaggcacCAAAGGCCTACTGTTCTTGGCCATGGCTTTGTAGTGACTTGGGAGAAGCCCCTGCTGGATCGGGTGGTGCTTGGCTTTCGGTGGCTGGGTTGTGAGCGGCAGGGATGGGTGGGCCAGGGAGCAAGTGGTTGGAGTGTCAGACGATAAACCGAGAGGCGTGATGGTAGTAGTGGGGACGTGGGGGCCGAGGCTTGGATTCTGAGAGCTGAGACTAGAGGAGCTGTTGGAGGTTTGAGAGTGGAGGCCTGGGAGGTTGGTTGCTGGAGTGTGACTGGGCAGACTGGAGGGAAGGCTGTGAGGAGGCTCCAGTGTGGAGCTGATGGTCAGGTACTCTTCATCTGCCATGATAGTCAGTCCATTTCCCATCAGGCAGTAGGTCACACTTCCATCTGCCTCCTCTCTGACTCCACTACAGATAAACAGACATTACATAATGTATATACAGCACATACAATACGATTCTATCTCAAGAATGTAGGATTTAAATTTGCTGTAATGTAATATGTAACACTTTTAATATATTACCTTGCATATACAGAGTTTGAACCAGGCTTAGGACAGGCATCCATGAGCATCACAGTTGAGCTCGGTGTCGTTACGACCTCCTCTTCCCCTTCCTTGCTCTTCTTTCCTTCTACTTCCTGTTGTTCCTCTGGGTTCGCAGTGGTTGGTAGTGACTCTGCTGGAGCCGTAGGAGAGCCACAGGCAGGTGTGCCAGCTGATGCTGGAGAGGCAGGTGAGGCCGGCGAGACTGGTGACGGAGGTGATGTAGGTGAGGTGGGCGACGGGGGTGAGCGAGGAGGAGATGGGAGTGTCTGGTTGGCCTGCGCTTCCCTCTCCGGACTCTCCTGGGGGTCCGGGAGtgctggagctggaggaggTTCTGGGCTTTTCTCGGCTGTGTTTGTTAGATCTTCCTCATGGGTGGGGGGCTGCTTCTGGGCAGATATTTTGGAATCATACTGAAACTTAAGGAGCTGGCTGTAGTCTTCTCCTAGTCTGATATCCAGGGACCGAGATCGAACCTCACGGAAGGATGCAGGACTCTACAGAGTTAGAAATGAGGTCAGTCAGGATTACTGGGTCAAACGTAGGTgactgtttctttttaaatgtgccTTTACTTGCATGCAAGTGAGCTTACCAGTGTGTTGTCATCTGCATCATACAGCACTCCAGGACTTGGCCGGCAGATCAGCAGATGAACTTCAGATGGAGCTCCACGCAGCAGGAACAAAACCCTCTGAAACAACACCAGAAGAAAAAGGTCATTGTAACTCCCTGGCAGTACACAAAAGATTAAATGACACATCAAACACCATGACACAACCAGCTTGCTATTTTTGGTGGTATTAAAGGATTAGTGCAGCAATGACGTGGCTGAGATCTTAAGAAAGGGCAAAGCCACTGGTGCTGCTCTTACACTCACCAGCCCATTCACAATTCAGAAATCACCtactgtgctgctgtttgtgaaGAGTTTGAACACTTTTTAGGCCGTAGTTAGCACTTTGTAAACCTTTATattctttgacatttttaacCACATTGCACTCACTTTTTAGTCTCAATTTAATATTGGAAAAAAGATCAAGCAAAATTACAACCACAACAAAACCACTAACACCTATAAGCACCAAGCAAGCTCTGTTTATGAATGTGGAAATCTGCTGGTTTTAAATTAAGGATAGGATTAATGATCATTTTGAAGGTCCAGTTTttaggatttaaggggatatattgtcagaaatggaatatgatatgataagtatgttttcgtaagtttataatcacctgaaaataagaattgttgtgtttcccTTACCTTAGAaagagccgtttatatctacatagggagcgggtctgCCAtggtgcactgccatgtttctacagcagctaAGAACGGACAGACGCTGGCTCTAGACAGCGCCATTCAAGTTTTAATATTGGCCACTGCAGTTAGCAGCCCCCTCGCAACGAGCCGAACGTCTCAAAAACACTGAttgttaatgtgaaactgctttattcagttttgtaGAATTTtacccttaaagttaagactaggtccttgtaaagataagtTATTCTCAGGGCATCatagaccttaaaagagctcatAAGGTGAAAAACAGTTAGGAGTAaagaggaggacttttaagagggtTAAACGTTTCTTAAGCAGAGAAAAAATGGCAGGAAGACAAAGAGGTTGGacaaatattctccaaacactggacgacagtgagtaaatgatatgctacagattagattgtGCAGGGATAATATTTGTGGTCAATCTCAGTAGGGatatgcacacatttcccaTCCAATAAAATAACGCTATAACACGAGAAATAAagtgatcacaacactaagatatttgaaaaactggaaaaatgcatcagtgcagcagtgatgacttgggtctgtctctaccttccatcagcagtgatcacactaacaatgacaacactttcacagtcagcagtgcatttcatttccactgggtgtccacaccttacaGGATCACAAAAGGGCGTGtgtgtgacaaccaatcacatctgtgaaatgaatgcatcatacctagcaaTGGGATCAActacacctcctcactaagataaaggTTTCGgtctgataaaaacctcctgaacaacgaACGCTGCAAGAATCCTAACCGGGAGTTCATGCTGGACACACGAgagaggtttcagctggttgcaatctatAACTACTaacaccactagatgccactaaatccgaGACACTGCTCTTTTAAATACCCCAAACCCTACCTGGTAGGAGAGGTCCTTTACAGGCTCCCTGTTGACAGACAGTATGACGTCTCCCTCTCGCAGCAGGCCACTTTCTAGCGCCGGTTGACCTGGGAAAAGACGTTTGATGCGGACCACGCTGCCACGGTCTGGTCCTGAGTGCAGCTGCGAGATGTTAAAGCTGAAGCCGAGGCCAGACAAACTCTTCCTCAGCACCACTTCAAGCGTGTTTTCTAGGAACGAGAACAGACGGAGGGGAATCTTGGAGCGTTAATGTGTGTTGCGTAATCTTTAATCTGTAATAGTGTGGGCTACAATTTGGGACAGGGTGATAAAAAAGGGTTTATCAATCCCCCCAGCATACATATCTTCCTGTGATAAGTATTTATTCTTCTCCAGTAACAAAATCGGATCAAGCAGACAATCCTTTTTTCACATTAAGCCTCATATTTCTTTCACCATTTCCAGTGAAGAAAAGAGGGCTTTGTAGAGATGaggaactgttcctttaactaaGCCCAGGCAGTGAACAGGCAGCTTCAAGGTTTCAGTGCACGCTGTCTCGAGGGACTGAGGGAGCGTCAGCCCTGGATGACTCTGACAGCAACCACAATGTAGCTGTCAGATGACTCACAGTCACCTCTGGGccatgtgtgtaagtgtgtgtgtgcctgacactgtctatctttttttttctcctcctatGTGAGCATTATGTGCCCCTTCCTCTCGCCTCTCACCATCAGTCACAAAGCTGTAGTCCTTGGCTCGACCACTCAAGGTCGTTTCCATGGAGACTTCAGTCCTGGGGGACTGTGTATGTGATGAAATGTGGGCTAAGAGGGGGCAGGGTGAGTCAGGTCTGGGCTCCAGGATTACTGTGGGCTCCCTTTCCAACAGCAGGCTCACCACCTATGGGAAACAGATGCAGATACAACCCTTTATTTGTACAGTGGTTCATACTTTAAGTTGTATAAAGTACATTATCATCAGCTACTGTGCTTCTTCCAGATCATATTTATATTCAGCCTTGAATACAGTGCATTGCAAATGTTTCTCTAGATTACTCTTGATAAGGTCAAAGTATCTTAAGGTACCAACATGTTCTTACAACCTAATAATAAGACTGTGTGATCTGCCACCCTTTTATGGTTCAGCTGGGATAGAAAATAGGACCTGAACTCTGGACTAGTAACGCTGACACTGAATATACACATATGTTACAAATGCAATCATATTAGCAAAAGGGaaagcatgtttgtgtgtcattttgttttattgcatgCCCATGATTGCATGTGTttgcgtgcatgtgtgagtgtgtgtgtgtgtgtgcctgtgtgtgtgtgtgtgtgtgtgtgtgtgtgtgtgtgtgtgtgtgtatacctcCCCAGTCTTCTTCAGGCACTCGACAGCTTGATGGTGAGTCACTCCCCTCAGG contains:
- the ptpn20 gene encoding tyrosine-protein phosphatase non-receptor type 13 isoform X2; the protein is MSSTFVTLAEVLEARGGPLLEEEVWSLLLGTAESLVDVSYEGHNNMCNIISPTSLLLSATGTLAFKNCGLSDEVSTFTAPEMLQGRASSTKPAIERMLVYSLGMTLYWSVDFHLPQNQPVQLSDHLNSLLLSMCEDLAHRRVTLNSILEACESQHKATILPLPTKVIQQLVEEVFHESMDHGSLPDSHVPLSGRSQMIRERLHGKRGPHSDFSEGSPEGRRYSTDSDSKSGSLPQRPWRQRPRSSPTPLYQSSLDRLPRGVRHRDSNCSWLGRSPLHDISPKTSGRSHSPSITFSESSLSLSQRKAKALGPEFVRMPDEQHIVLELPGSIVSRKGRSCSSQREVTIVLPNGQYVVVRCDIKSKGRDVFDMVVAHANLVEHFYFGLAFLDDDEYFFLDHETKISKVAPDSWKKGQTLSFLVFLRVKFFVDDMSFILHRLTRHQYYLQLRKDILEDRLYCNEETGLFLAALALQAEFGDYMPELYGKNYYQPEHYVSKRMLEKLALPNVKEELPRLHASHAQMLPEEAETEYLKIAQQLSEYGVMFHRVGREKRPVVGELVFGVCSKGIIVYEMKNHLRTVTRRFLWRETDTISTGRRKLIIECGGPSGKKHTFVTESSKIAQYLLNLCSAQHKFHSEMTSRQLNHTMIPDENMDVYRGRNLNLKRMSCSEGMLNHVGLAPGQPDSLSKSCDNLTAKLEARLRQQREMRREMSRELNKELTETGDPRDMKEQQCWSTPEPIPRMMSSVSLQKQDSDASSSIRVDTPTRTPPEREIVCVTLKKDPKLGFGFVIVGEDNTGKLDLGIFIASIVPDGPADKDGRIKPGGRLISLNKTSLEGVTFSDAAAILQSSPDEVELIVSQPKQSLKDSKSSLSQSTLGLALERSFGSQTTLSGIEYRPVVEELEEAINLSNMATPKQSRRLHIPVVRIHDAQDACSRSPSVISLKTEERFVVELKKSNGSLGISVAGGMNTNVRYGGIYIKSLVLGGAAEQDGRIQIGDRLLEVDGSNLRGVTHHQAVECLKKTGEVVSLLLEREPTVILEPRPDSPCPLLAHISSHTQSPRTEVSMETTLSGRAKDYSFVTDENTLEVVLRKSLSGLGFSFNISQLHSGPDRGSVVRIKRLFPGQPALESGLLREGDVILSVNREPVKDLSYQRVLFLLRGAPSEVHLLICRPSPGVLYDADDNTLSPASFREVRSRSLDIRLGEDYSQLLKFQYDSKISAQKQPPTHEEDLTNTAEKSPEPPPAPALPDPQESPEREAQANQTLPSPPRSPPSPTSPTSPPSPVSPASPASPASAGTPACGSPTAPAESLPTTANPEEQQEVEGKKSKEGEEEVVTTPSSTVMLMDACPKPGSNSVYASGVREEADGSVTYCLMGNGLTIMADEEYLTISSTLEPPHSLPSSLPSHTPATNLPGLHSQTSNSSSSLSSQNPSLGPHVPTTTITPLGLSSDTPTTCSLAHPSLPLTTQPPKAKHHPIQQGLLPSHYKAMAKNSRPLVPPPQPPPPPVTPITAQVVPSVPPCASPPALTLSPTVLPPAAQSHTPLREEPEKKEREYKDDDDDEDEEDEEESRRKAFVKEFELTVVLTKSRSGSFGFTISRSKLDNCYYIQEILDNPAKADGRLRAGDRLITVNGHDVTSVADDVAMTILRSSPRRLNMTLGRAVTNLVAPPSCDSLPDVVLYKTASGQLGIKLTGGIGSKWQGIYCLEVVPGSPASEEGSVQPNDKILYICGRCTLGMSLEDAVKACEIAPRKVKLKIIREDQPVTPKAKWNGLFDWKKDRKFFARFEEPVSPEKVSPTEDVEAVCRTGGNFRCLSIAQEHDSCIMQVEFTKPDGGGLGFALIGGTNGSMLRVKEICSGGVAEQDGRLRVGDILLEVNGVIVSGLSHSKVVDILRKAEGTVQLTICRDILPLTYSESPTLPNMSAQTEAILAEQPAPVSSPDACSSPDVMLNKPVERPPEATSDPVVNPAGVCITSPPPPPRRLTVVTDDTAIQESCNSTPSHQACCPSLNVTDMLHGATDRKQIVTKLLDQSCKDIRKTQSDGWSSEEEDDVFEATSWEMTSPQTGPPIVSEEELTSLALISPSKTSQYSGSRVKALIQILQHQLDQQELVKEFMALEHLKPSDNCLVGKAPENRDKNRYRDILPYDETRVAIGDNQDYINASYIRMQVGDEQFFYISCQGPLPSTVPAFWQMIWENKSDVIAMMTQEVERGRIKCHKYWPERLSVPLDTGRYQLHLENQQYLEHFHIKIIRMVEAETGETHFVRHLKFTHWPDHGVPKSSEQLVRFIRYLRAVHHKGPVTVHCSAGIGRTGVFICTDVILSLIENDLPINVSDVVKEMRLQRHGMIQTKEQYFFCYKVWLEVLQAILQLHGNQWQPESPRDHKVV